The Mangrovibacillus cuniculi sequence TCTTGATTTTCTTTATAGTAATCAGCATTTTCTTGATCAACTTCTGATAACGTCTCGGTAATTCCGGAGATCGCTTGTTTCCACAGATCGATATTAAACCACACATGTGGATCTGAATACTTCGTGTCCGCTTCATCCTCTAATAATTCGGAAGCATCCACCCTCTCACCTAATGCAACTGCCGGTTTCGTTTGATTAATATTTTCAAAAATCTCTAACATTCTTCCTTCTAAGTGAAGACCGTTGTAAAACACAATGTCTGCTTGTTGTAGCTTCTGAATGTCACTTTGCGTTGCTTGGTACAAGTGCGGGTCAATACCCGGCCCCATTAAACTTGTAACTTCCACTTTATCCCCACCAATGACGCTAGCAGCATCTGCAATTTGACCAATAGTGGTTGTTATCTTTAATTTGTCAGTTGAATCACCTTCTGCTTCTTCCCCTTGCGAACACCCCATCAAAAAGAATCCTAAAGACAGAAACAAAAGAGTAAGATTAAACCATTTTTTCATTTTAGCGTCCCCCATTTTCTTTATACAGTCTTTATAGCTGTATTCAGAAGTTTTTGTTTTAGTCACTAATTTTTTATTGATTTATAAAAGTTTCCTTAGTGCAACTTTAAAACGAATCTATAGAAAATGCAAC is a genomic window containing:
- a CDS encoding metal ABC transporter solute-binding protein, Zn/Mn family, encoding MKKWFNLTLLFLSLGFFLMGCSQGEEAEGDSTDKLKITTTIGQIADAASVIGGDKVEVTSLMGPGIDPHLYQATQSDIQKLQQADIVFYNGLHLEGRMLEIFENINQTKPAVALGERVDASELLEDEADTKYSDPHVWFNIDLWKQAISGITETLSEVDQENADYYKENQDNYFKELDELNEYAKNKMQEIPEEQRVLVTAHDAFNYFGAAFDLEVKGLQGLSTESEFGIGDIQAIVDLLVERQIKAVFVETSVSDEAISSVMEGAKKAGLDVSIGGEIYSDAMGEEGTEEGTYLGMYRHNVDTIVEALK